A window of Silurus meridionalis isolate SWU-2019-XX chromosome 4, ASM1480568v1, whole genome shotgun sequence contains these coding sequences:
- the LOC124384498 gene encoding LOW QUALITY PROTEIN: spliceosome-associated protein 49-like (The sequence of the model RefSeq protein was modified relative to this genomic sequence to represent the inferred CDS: inserted 1 base in 1 codon): MNSSISALYVGDLHHEVTENMLMEKFSSVGHVHSIRICRNWNTGVSLSYAYVNFYQRADAERALATLNCELLMGNPMRVMWSQRDSTMRKSGIXNLFIKNLDLEKIDSMALFDLFSVFGKILSCRVVRYKTGTKGYGYAKEKLNGKLLNGHKVSIQHFKSRKERETERNHHTQVFINKQKTLLRPEHQDNPVHPNVQRMKNVQTQNMTPFTPSQKVEPNKENAPAVNTVPAVEEHTTVDEKPALPQVPAVEPRPALPQVPAVEQSPALPQVPAVEQSPALPQVPAVEQSPAPSHVPAVEQSPAPSHVPDVQDVSMAAAPQKRLTIYMLESADFEMQIQMAHDHLLPLVEKIHPAEANKISWMLIGSKNNFEIMNMISDPDLLRAKVDEMNMILKTGEAGVKSETKMLFGTKKKRKNKKKNIYL, encoded by the exons ATGAATTCGAGTATTTCAgcactgtatgttggtgatctgCACCATGAAGTGACAGAAAACATGCTGATGGAGAAATTCAGCTCTGTGGGCCACGTTCACTCCATCCGGATCTGCAGGAACTGGAACACCGGCGTTTCACTCAGTTACGCCTACGTCAACTTTTACCAGCGAGCCGATG CTGAGCGAGCGTTGGCAACACTTAATTGTGAGCTCCTTATGGGGAACCCTATGAGAGTCATGTGGTCTCAGAGGGATTCCACCATGAGGAAAAGTGGCA GGAACTTGTTCATCAAGAACTTGGACCTGGAGAAGATTGACAGCATGGCCCTTTTTGACCTGTTTTCAGTCTTTGGGAAGATCCTGTCATGCAGG GTTGTCCGTTACAAGACGGGGACAAAAGGATATGGATAC GCAAAGGAGAAACTCAATGGCAAACTTCTTAACGGCCATAAAGT ctccatCCAACACTTTAAGTCTCGTAAGGAGCGCGAGACTGAGAGGAACCACCACACCCAGGTCTTCATTAACAAGCAGAAGACCTTACTGAGACCAGAACACCAGGATAACCCTGTCCATCCTAACGTGCAGAGGATGAAGAATGTGCAG ACTCAGAATATGACTCCCTTCACACCAAGCCAGAAGGTAGagccaaataaagaaaatgcccCAGCAGTAAACACAGTTCCTGCTGTAGAAGAGCACACAACTGTGGATGAGAAACCAGCTTtacctcaagttccagctgtagaaccGCGTCCAGCTCtacctcaagttccagctgtagaacagagtccagctctacctcaagttccagctgtagaacagagtccagctctacctcaagttccagctgtagaacagagtccagctccatctcatgttccagctgtagaacagagtccagctccatCTCATGTTCCAGATGTGCAGGATGTATCCATGGCTGCAGCACCTCAGAAGCGCTTAACTATTTACATGTTGGAGTCTGCAGATTTTGAAATGCAGATCCAGATGGCAC atgATCATCTGTTGCCTCTGGTAGAGAAAATCCACCCGGCTGAAGCGAATAAAATTTCATGGATGCTGATTGGGAGTAAAAACAACTTTGAAATCATGAACATGATTTCTGATCCTGATCTTCTGCGAGCCAAa gtggATGAAATGAACATGATCCTAAAAACAGGAGAAGCAGGAGTCAAGTCG GAAACAAAGATGCTCTTTGgcacaaagaaaaagaggaagaacaagaagaaaaatatatatttataa